One Pseudomonas sp. HOU2 genomic window carries:
- a CDS encoding peptidylprolyl isomerase: protein MLKKLALAAGTVLFAANLMAATPAKAPHVLLDTTNGQIEIELDPVKAPISTKNFLDYVNSGFYTNTIFHRVIPGFMAQGGGFTPQMQQKETKAPIKNEASNGLHNVRGTLSMARTSNPDSATSQFFINVADNAFLDPGRDAGYAVFAKVVKGMDVVDIIVNSQTTTKSNMQNVPVDPVIIKSAKVID, encoded by the coding sequence ATGTTGAAAAAACTCGCCCTCGCCGCCGGCACCGTGCTGTTTGCTGCCAACCTGATGGCTGCCACGCCTGCAAAAGCACCGCACGTGCTGCTGGACACCACCAACGGCCAGATCGAAATCGAACTGGATCCGGTCAAGGCGCCAATCAGTACCAAAAACTTTCTGGATTACGTCAACAGCGGCTTTTACACCAACACCATTTTCCATCGCGTGATCCCAGGTTTCATGGCTCAGGGCGGTGGTTTCACCCCACAGATGCAGCAGAAAGAAACCAAGGCGCCGATCAAGAACGAGGCCAGCAATGGCCTGCACAACGTTCGCGGCACCTTGTCGATGGCGCGCACCTCCAACCCGGATTCGGCCACCAGCCAGTTCTTCATCAACGTGGCGGACAACGCTTTCCTCGACCCGGGCCGTGACGCCGGTTACGCGGTATTCGCCAAAGTGGTCAAGGGCATGGACGTGGTCGACATCATTGTCAACTCGCAAACCACCACTAAAAGCAACATGCAAAACGTGCCTGTCGACCCTGTGATCATCAAGTCGGCCAAAGTCATCGACTAA
- a CDS encoding alpha/beta hydrolase: protein MAYFEHEGCNLHYEEYGHGTPLLLVHGLGSSTLDWEMQIPALSAHYRVIVPDIRGHGRSDKPRERYSIAGFSADLLALIEHLNLGPVHYVGLSMGGMIGFQFGVDQPHMLKSLTIVNSAPEVKIRSCDDYWQWFKRWSLMRMLSLATIGKALGSKLFPKPEQADLRQKMAERWAKNDKRAYLASFDAIVGWGVQERLSRVTCPTLIVTADRDYTPVALKETYVKLLPDARLVVIADSRHATPLDQPERFNQTLLEFLATADTQSQEH, encoded by the coding sequence ACGGGCTCGGTTCGAGCACCCTGGACTGGGAAATGCAAATCCCGGCGCTGTCGGCGCATTACCGGGTGATCGTCCCTGACATACGCGGTCACGGTCGCTCGGACAAACCTCGCGAGCGCTACAGCATCGCCGGGTTCAGCGCCGATCTGCTGGCACTGATCGAGCACTTGAACCTCGGCCCGGTGCACTACGTCGGGCTGTCGATGGGCGGGATGATCGGCTTTCAGTTCGGCGTCGATCAACCGCACATGCTGAAAAGCCTGACCATCGTCAACAGCGCCCCCGAGGTGAAGATCCGCAGCTGCGACGATTACTGGCAGTGGTTCAAGCGCTGGAGCCTGATGCGCATGCTCAGTCTCGCGACCATCGGCAAGGCGCTGGGCAGCAAACTTTTTCCTAAGCCTGAACAAGCTGATCTGCGGCAGAAAATGGCCGAACGCTGGGCAAAAAACGACAAACGTGCTTATCTCGCCAGCTTCGATGCGATTGTTGGCTGGGGCGTTCAGGAACGACTTTCCCGGGTGACCTGTCCAACCCTCATCGTCACCGCCGACCGTGACTACACACCGGTGGCACTGAAAGAAACCTATGTAAAACTGCTGCCCGATGCGCGGCTGGTGGTCATCGCCGATTCGCGCCACGCCACCCCGCTCGATCAACCCGAACGCTTCAACCAAACGCTGCTGGAGTTCCTTGCCACAGCCGATACTCAATCTCAGGAACACTGA